A part of Aegilops tauschii subsp. strangulata cultivar AL8/78 chromosome 2, Aet v6.0, whole genome shotgun sequence genomic DNA contains:
- the LOC109778519 gene encoding anthocyanidin reductase ((2S)-flavan-3-ol-forming)-like — translation MEPAAGDGTRRKTACVPCGYGYIASALVKLLLEKGYAVKTTLRNPDDVVKNKHLKDLQALGPLEVFRANLDEEGSFDDAVAGCDYVFFDAPPVNLHAENPEKDVIEPAVHGLLNVMRSCVRAGTVKRVVLTSSAAAVSTLPLEGEGHVLDEESWADVEFLTSGKTHAWGFPVSKVHLEKAASAFALEKGISLVTVCPGLMVGAAPAAKVHPSTLDVLSLLSGDDARVRTLKFIVRMSGSIPLVHVDDLCRTEIFVAEEEEASGRYICCSLNTTVVELARFLAAKYPHYNVNTDRFCGLLEKPRVCTSSAKLLGEGLEYKYKNLDEIYDDIIKYGKDLGILPY, via the exons ATGGAGCCGGCGGCAGGAGATGGGACGAGGAGGAAGACGGCGTGTGTCCCCTGTGGGTACGGCTACATCGCGTCGGCGCTAGTCAAGCTGCTTCTGGAGAAGGGATACGCAGTCAAGACCACCCTCAGAAACCCCG ATGACGTGGTGAAAAACAAGCACCTCAAGGATCTGCAAGCGCTCGGCCCCTTGGAGGTGTTCCGTGCCAACCTCGACGAAGAGGGCAGCTTCGACGACGCCGTCGCCGGCTGCGACTACGTCTTCTTCGACGCCCCTCCGGTGAACCTCCACGCAGAGAACCCTGAG AAAGACGTGATCGAGCCGGCCGTCCACGGACTCCTGAACGTGATGAGGTCGTGCGTTAGAGCGGGAACAGTGAAGCGCGTGGTGCTGACATCCTCAGCGGCCGCGGTCTCCACCTTGCCGTTGGAAGGCGAGGGTCATGTCCTGGACGAGGAGTCCTGGGCCGACGTCGAGTTCCTGACGTCGGGAAAGACACATGCTTGG GGGTTCCCTGTCTCGAAGGTGCATCTGGAGAAGGCGGCGAGCGCGTTCGCGCTGGAGAAAGGCATCAGCCTCGTCACTGTGTGCCCGGGCCTCATGGTGGGCGCGGCACCGGCGGCCAAGGTCCATCCCAGCACCCTCGACGTCCTCTCCCTGCTATCCG GCGATGATGcgagggtccgcacgcttaaattCATCGTGAGGATGTCTGGCTCCATCCCGTTGGTCCACGTCGACGACCTTTGCCGCACTGAGATATTCGTGGCCGAGGAAGAGGAGGCGTCGGGGCGGTACATCTGCTGCAGCCTCAACACCACCGTCGTGGAGCTAGCCCGCTTCTTGGCGGCCAAGTACCCACACTACAACGTCAACACCGACCG GTTCTGTGGCCTTCTGGAGAAGCCGAGAGTCTGCACTTCTTCGGCGAAGCTCCTCGGGGAAGGGTTAGAGTACAAGTACAAGAACCTGGATGAGATATACGACGACATCATCAAGTACGGCAAGGACTTGGGAATCCTTCCATACTAA